The proteins below are encoded in one region of Scomber japonicus isolate fScoJap1 chromosome 2, fScoJap1.pri, whole genome shotgun sequence:
- the pkd2 gene encoding polycystin-2, producing the protein MSSSRVGPQQPPQSQAGRSAHRLDTSEGIEMENIQHQDLGLGGVIGTPSPPSRQAWSRDNPGFEPEDEIMEADWPPASPGRRSVSTASSSSCSSGLGSYTGAGSSTHIPRGGGLYPTPTVDAQQQDRHEYSNCMKKILHKIRILWGTELMEDSDSSRERYLRNVLREMVTYVAFLITTCILTYGMVSANMYYYTKVMSQLFVDTPLSAGDPSTFRSLSTMEDFWKFSEGPFLNGMYWEVWYNNKSLPENQSLIYYENLLLGVPRLRQVKVHNDSCSIHEDLRDEVQDCYNMYTPTNEDTRPFGPKNATAWVYTTESDMNGSSYSGQVSKYAGGGYYQDLSRTKEESAIQLQLLKDNLWLDRGTRAVFLDFSVYNGNINLFCIARLLVEFPATGGVVTSWQFQTVRLIRYASSWDYFVGLCEVAFCLFILYYVVEEVLEIHIHRLHYFKSLWNCLDVLIVALSVVAIIMNITRTAMVGNFLKGLLENHTAHPSFESLANLQVQFNNMAAIIVFFSWIKLFKFINFNKTMSQLSSTMSRCAKDLVGFAIMFFIIFLAYAQLAYLVFGTQVNDFSTFQASIFTQFRIILGDFEFSEIEEANPVLGPIYFTTFVFFIFFILMNMFLAIINDTYSEVKADMSQQRSDMEMTDLIKKGCNKALMKLRLKKTAVDDISDSLRQAGGKLNIDELRQDLKGKGHTDAEIQAIFAKYDHDGDQELTEHEHQQMRDDLEKEREDLELERNSLTRPSSGRSFPRTQDDSEEDDDEDSGHSSRRRGSSSGGVSYEEFQVLVRRVDRMEHSIGSIVSKIDAVIVKLETMERAKLKRRDVLGRLLDGVIEDERLGRDTDTHREQMERLVREELERWESDDMVSQVSHPQPATPVGPRPRPSSSLSTDGLDTSTNGSHV; encoded by the exons ATGAGTTCATCCCGAGTGGGACCGCAGCAGCCCCCGCAGAGCCAGGCTGGCAGGTCGGCCCACAGACTGGACACCAGTGAGGGGATAGAGATGGAGAACATCCAGCATCAAGACCTGGGGCTCGGAGGGGTCATAGGTACTCCATCACCTCCGTCCAGACAAGCCTGGAGCAGGGATAACCCGGGGTTTGAGCCCGAGGATGAGATTATGGAAGCAGACTGGCCTCCGGCTAGTCCCGGGAGGAGGTCCGTGTCCACggcctccagcagcagctgcagcagcggcCTGGGGAGCTACACCGGCGCTGGCAGCAGCACCCACATCCCCCGAGGAGGAGGGCTGTACCCGACCCCGACTGTGGATGCACAGCAGCAAGACAGACATGAGTACTCCAACTGTATGAAGAAGATCCTCCATAAAATCAGAA TTCTGTGGGGCACGGAGCTGATGGAGGACAGTGACAGCAGTCGAGAAAGGTACCTCAGGAATGTACTGCGAGAGATGGTCACCTATGTCGCATTCCTCATCACTACTTGTATCT TGACCTACGGGATGGTGAGTGCCAATATGTACTACTACACCAAAGTCATGTCTCAGCTTTTCGTGGACACACCCCTGTCTGCTGGAGACCCTTCTACTTTTAGGAGCTTGTCAACAATGGAGGATTTCTGGAAG TTTTCAGAGGGACCTTTCCTCAACGGCATGTACTGGGAGGTGTGGTACAACAACAAGAGCCTACCAGAGAATCAGAGTCTTATCTACTATGAGAACCTCCTACTTGGTGTGCCACGCCTGCGTCAGGTCAAAGTCCACAACGACTCCTGCTCCATCCATGAAGATCTGAGAGATGAGGTTCAGGACTGCTACAACATGTACACCCCAACCAACGAGGACACCAGACCCTTTGGCCCCAAGAATGCAACTGC GTGGGTATATACGACAGAGAGCGATATGAATGGGAGCAGTTACTCGGGTCAGGTATCCAAATATGCAGGTGGAGGATACTACCAAGATCTGTCACGTACGAAAGAGGAGTCAGCAATCCAACTGCAGTTACTCAAAGACAACCTGTGGCTGGACCGGGGCACCAGAGCGGTCTTCCTCGATTTCTCTGTCTACAACGGTAACATCAACCTCTTCTGCATCGCCAG GTTGTTGGTGGAGTTCCCAGCTACTGGCGGGGTGGTGACCTCCTGGCAGTTCCAAACGGTGCGTCTGATACGATACGCGTCCAGCTGGGACTACTTTGTGGGTTTGTGTGAGGTGGCGTTTTGCCTATTCATCCTCTATTACGTGGTGGAGGAGGTGCTGGAGATCCACATCCACCGGCTGCATTACTTTAAGAGCCTGTGGAACTGTCTCGACGTCCTCATAGTGGCG CTGAGTGTTGTCGCTATCATCATGAACATAACCAGAACAGCCATGGTAGGCAACTTTCTCAAAGGCTTGCTGGAGAACCACACTGCTCACCCCAGCTTTGAGTCTTTGGCCAACCTGCAGGTCCAGTTCAACAACATGGCCGCAATCATCGTCTTTTTTTCCTGGATCAAG CTTTTTAAGTTCATCAACTTCAATAAGACTATGAGTCAGCTGTCCAGCACCATGTCTCGCTGTGCCAAGGACCTTGTGGGTTTTGCCATCAtgttcttcatcatcttcctgGCGTATGCTCAGCTGGCCTACTTGGTGTTTGGAACCCAAGTCAACGATTTCAGCACTTTCCAAGCCAGCAT TTTTACCCAGTTCCGTATCATCCTGGGAGACTTTGAGTTCTCAGAGATTGAGGAGGCGAACCCAGTGCTCGGACCCATCTACTTCACCACGTTtgtcttcttcattttcttcattctCATG AACATGTTCTTGGCCATCATCAATGACACATACTCAGAGGTGAAGGCCGATATGTCCCAGCAGAGGTCTGACATGGAGATGACTGACCTCATTAAGAAG GGTTGTAACAAAGCTTTGATGAAGTTGAGACTCAAAAAGACGGCAGTAGACGACATCTCCGACAGTTTGCGTCAGGCAGGGGGCAAATTGAACATTGACGAACTCCGCCAGGATCTAAAAGG GAAGGGCCACACAGATGCAGAGATTCAGGCCATTTTTGCCAAGTACGATCACGATGGCGATCAGGAGCTGACGGAGCATGAACATCAACAAATGAGAGACGActtggagaaagagaga GAGGACTTGGAGCTGGAACGTAATTCGCTGACTAGACCCAGCAGTGGGCGGAGCTTCCCTCGCACCCAGGACGACTCGGAGGAGGACGACGATGAAGATAGCGGCCACAGCTCACGTCGCCGCGGCAGCAGCTCAGGGGGCGTCTCCTATGAGGAGTTTCAAGT GCTGGTGAGACGTGTGGACAGGATGGAGCACTCTATTGGCAGCATTGTGTCCAAGATAGACGCTGTGATCGTGAAGCTGGAGACCATGGAGCGAGCTAAACTAAAGAGGAGAGACGTGCTGGGCAGGCTGCTAGATGGAGTCATAGAG GATGAGCGGCTGGGACGGGACACAGACACCCACAGGGAGCAGATGGAGAGGCTGGTTAGGGAGGAGCTGGAGCGGTGGGAGTCTGATGACATGGTCTCACAGGTCAGCCACCCACAGCCAGCCACACCTGTCGGACCCCGGCCCCGCCCCTCCTCTTCACTGTCCACCGACGGCCTTGACACAAGCACAAATGGAAGTCATGTGTGA
- the si:dkey-31c13.1 gene encoding uncharacterized protein si:dkey-31c13.1 isoform X1 has translation MADISVTSGAALKFSCHAEFEAHRRLYEEKTKTKFVILKSDKVFGKTDLNVTGKAIHWHLKTVPYDGTPFVVLGTKTFICHQGRDKHAAYKRKREEKLAQHHKEDPEFAETRIQTTKKTGCPAAIYVVHICRFPDYKIYEDTPYQRREKSSAVRKMLRGDPSHVKTEQLFTAYFPHVTEHKNHPIVGKDLVESWRQEGYVIEYRPAQEKEDGTVEKLLLCLQTPWQKRLLLLYGQQMCLLDATYRTSKYSVYLFFLYVRTNVSYIVVGVFVIQSQKKEDIREALEVFKKWNADWNPSHFMSDFCEAEIGALEEVFKDSKVSLCDFHRENAWIEWTRKKDHGVTCEEEVLKMLRAIADCETAEEFENSTLFLKQHPVWQTNERLRRWFSTKWLNQTERWVNVFKNDDLKVALYTNNGVERQNEMFRHSYLKGYKNCSLSETIMVIVQDFLPRSYQRYIELNVKCSSDYQVYSQNVPPYLKDKPQIVAEHIMTRHQESLMFTEGQVTSAGEASFKVNCQTTSQQYSVSFGSESRMPSCTCKDWQKNLLPCKHFCAVFNLEPGWSWDSLCLAYRENPLFMLDEVCLKNSIDSSGTSVPSYTGCHSTVTNVCDSEQQTYAGCHSAESSSSSTVLTNPSTKTWKRQKCSALLKELTDKVYHLQDESCMDRMIEKLEGLLEDVKQNTPNDGSLVLLYTPLVKRRSSGAAEHAKPLKKPRRKLPLSGGVGHCTDIATTKTHISVNLQ, from the exons ATGGCAGATATATCTGTCACATCGGGGGCTGCTTTAAAATTTTCTTGTCATGCCGAGTTTGAAGCACATCGGCGTTTGTACGAGGAGAAAACCAAGActaaatttgtcattttaaagagCGACAAAGTGTTTGGAAAAACTG ACTTGAATGTAACGGGGAAGGCTATCCACTGGCATCTAAAGACCGTCCCGTATGATGGCACGCCTTTTGTTGTGCTCGGCACTAAAACCTTCATCTGCCACCAGGGGCGAGATAAACATGCCGCttataaaagaaagagagaagagaaactg GCACAGCATCACAAAGAAGACCCAGAGTTTGCAGAGACCAGAATACAGACCACAAAAAAAACTGGTTGTCCTGCAGCCATATATGTAGTGCATATATGTAGATTTCCTGATTATAAG ATATACGAGGACACCCCATATCAGAGGCGAGAGAAATCGTCAGCTGTGAGAAAAATGCTAAGAGGAGACCCGTCACATGTCAAAACAGAGCAGCTGTTCACTGCTTATTTCCCACATGTGACGGAGCATAAAAACCACCCCATTGTTGGAAAG GACCTTGTGGAGTCATGGAGGCAAGAGGGATATGTTATTGAGTACAGACCTGCTCAGGAGAAGGAAGATGGCACTGTTGAGAAGTTGCTCCTTTGTTTGCAGACCCCATGGCAGAAGAGGCTTTTGCTGTTGTATGGGCAGCAAATGTGTTTGCTCGATGCAACGTATCGTACAAGCAA GTATTCAGTatacctcttcttcctctatgTGAGGACTAATGTAAGTTACATTGTGGTTGGAGTCTTCGTCATTCAGTCTCAAAAGAAGGAGGACATCAGAGAGGCATTGGAGGTGTTCAAAAAGTGGAATGCCGACTGGAATCCGTCCCACTTCATGAGTGATTTCTGTGAGGCAGAAATTGGGGCTCTTGAAGAGGTATTCAAGG ATAGCAAAGTGTCCCTCTGCGATTTTCATCGAGAGAACGCATGGATTGAATGGACTAGAAAAAAGGATCATGGAGTGACGTGTGAGGAGGAAGTTTTGAAAATGCTTCGGGCCATTGCAGACTGTGAGACAGCTGAAGAATTTGAAAACAGCACCCTCTTCCTCAAACAGCACCCTGTCTGGCAGACAAACGAGAGGCTGAGAAGATGGTTCTCCACTAAATGGCTTAACCaaacagag AGATGGGTTAATGTATTCAAGAATGATGACCTAAAAGTGGCTCTCTACACAAACAATGGAGTTGAGAGACAAAACGAGATGTTCAGACACTCGTACCTGAAAGGCTACAAGAACTGCAGTCTCAGTGAGACCATCATGGTTATTGTGCAGGATTTCCTGCCAAGATCTTATCAAAG ATACATTGAATTGAACGTAAAATGTTCAAGTGATTACCAGGTATACAGCCAGAATGTGCCACCATACCTCAAAGACAAACCACAAATTGTGGCTGAGCACATCATGACAAGGCACCAGGAGTCACTGATGTTCACAGAGGGCCAAGTAACATCTGCAGGGGAGGCCAGCTTCAAAGTCAACTGTCAGACGACGTCACAACAGTACAGTGTGTCCTTTGGATCGGAGAGTCGGATGCCATCGTGTACATGTAAAGACTGGCAGAAAAACCTGCTCCCATGTAAGCACTTCTGTGCAGTGTTTAACCTGGAACCTGGCTGGAGTTGGGATAGTCTCTGCCTTGCATACAGAGAGAACCCTCTGTTCATGCTTGATGAGGTATGCCTCAAGAACTCTATTGACAGCTCAGGTACCTCGGTACCATCATATACAGGCTGCCACTCTACAGTGACCAACGTCTGTGATTCTGAGCAACAAACCTATGCAGGCTGCCACTCTGCAGAATCATCCTCCAGCTCCACAGTCCTCACCAACCCCAGTACAAAAACATGGAAGCGCCAGAAGTGTAGTGCTCTGTTAAAAGAACTGACAGACAAGGTGTACCACCTCCAAGACGAAAGCTGCATGGACAGGATGATAGAGAAATTAGAGGGCCTTCTAGAGGACGTCAAACAAAACACTCCGAATGATGGCTCCCTTGTCCTGTTGTACACACCCCTAGTTAAGAGGAGAAGTTCAGGGGCTGCCGAGCACGCCAAACCTCTGAAGAAGCCCAGAAGAAAGCTGCCATTATCTGGCGGAGTTGGGCACTGCACAGACATAGCTACAACAAAGACACATATATCAGTTAATctacaataa
- the si:dkey-31c13.1 gene encoding uncharacterized protein si:dkey-31c13.1 isoform X2 translates to MADISVTSGAALKFSCHAEFEAHRRLYEEKTKTKFVILKSDKVFGKTDLNVTGKAIHWHLKTVPYDGTPFVVLGTKTFICHQGRDKHAAYKRKREEKLAQHHKEDPEFAETRIQTTKKTGCPAAIYVVHICRFPDYKIYEDTPYQRREKSSAVRKMLRGDPSHVKTEQLFTAYFPHVTEHKNHPIVGKDLVESWRQEGYVIEYRPAQEKEDGTVEKLLLCLQTPWQKRLLLLYGQQMCLLDATYRTSKYSVYLFFLYVRTNVSYIVVGVFVIQSQKKEDIREALEVFKKWNADWNPSHFMSDFCEAEIGALEEVFKDSKVSLCDFHRENAWIEWTRKKDHGVTCEEEVLKMLRAIADCETAEEFENSTLFLKQHPVWQTNERLRRWFSTKWLNQTERWVNVFKNDDLKVALYTNNGVERQNEMFRHSYLKGYKNCSLSETIMVIVQDFLPRSYQRSSMLEDRDKIVIVQIHMDLTIYNVV, encoded by the exons ATGGCAGATATATCTGTCACATCGGGGGCTGCTTTAAAATTTTCTTGTCATGCCGAGTTTGAAGCACATCGGCGTTTGTACGAGGAGAAAACCAAGActaaatttgtcattttaaagagCGACAAAGTGTTTGGAAAAACTG ACTTGAATGTAACGGGGAAGGCTATCCACTGGCATCTAAAGACCGTCCCGTATGATGGCACGCCTTTTGTTGTGCTCGGCACTAAAACCTTCATCTGCCACCAGGGGCGAGATAAACATGCCGCttataaaagaaagagagaagagaaactg GCACAGCATCACAAAGAAGACCCAGAGTTTGCAGAGACCAGAATACAGACCACAAAAAAAACTGGTTGTCCTGCAGCCATATATGTAGTGCATATATGTAGATTTCCTGATTATAAG ATATACGAGGACACCCCATATCAGAGGCGAGAGAAATCGTCAGCTGTGAGAAAAATGCTAAGAGGAGACCCGTCACATGTCAAAACAGAGCAGCTGTTCACTGCTTATTTCCCACATGTGACGGAGCATAAAAACCACCCCATTGTTGGAAAG GACCTTGTGGAGTCATGGAGGCAAGAGGGATATGTTATTGAGTACAGACCTGCTCAGGAGAAGGAAGATGGCACTGTTGAGAAGTTGCTCCTTTGTTTGCAGACCCCATGGCAGAAGAGGCTTTTGCTGTTGTATGGGCAGCAAATGTGTTTGCTCGATGCAACGTATCGTACAAGCAA GTATTCAGTatacctcttcttcctctatgTGAGGACTAATGTAAGTTACATTGTGGTTGGAGTCTTCGTCATTCAGTCTCAAAAGAAGGAGGACATCAGAGAGGCATTGGAGGTGTTCAAAAAGTGGAATGCCGACTGGAATCCGTCCCACTTCATGAGTGATTTCTGTGAGGCAGAAATTGGGGCTCTTGAAGAGGTATTCAAGG ATAGCAAAGTGTCCCTCTGCGATTTTCATCGAGAGAACGCATGGATTGAATGGACTAGAAAAAAGGATCATGGAGTGACGTGTGAGGAGGAAGTTTTGAAAATGCTTCGGGCCATTGCAGACTGTGAGACAGCTGAAGAATTTGAAAACAGCACCCTCTTCCTCAAACAGCACCCTGTCTGGCAGACAAACGAGAGGCTGAGAAGATGGTTCTCCACTAAATGGCTTAACCaaacagag AGATGGGTTAATGTATTCAAGAATGATGACCTAAAAGTGGCTCTCTACACAAACAATGGAGTTGAGAGACAAAACGAGATGTTCAGACACTCGTACCTGAAAGGCTACAAGAACTGCAGTCTCAGTGAGACCATCATGGTTATTGTGCAGGATTTCCTGCCAAGATCTTATCAAAG ATCCAGTATGCTGGAGGACAGAGACAAAATAGTTATTGTCCAAATACATATGGACCTAACCATCTATAATGTGGTATGA